A single window of Amphiura filiformis chromosome 17, Afil_fr2py, whole genome shotgun sequence DNA harbors:
- the LOC140138068 gene encoding gamma-aminobutyric acid type B receptor subunit 2-like, with the protein MDPPESIASFTYDRRDIAKLFFDIMSNTSFEGVTGAVKFTDTGDRIGPMQVEQNQGGVEKTVAIYDPARPKGDEFYFTNDPTIMWQGGKPPVDAFIEVRQIQRINRGLYAFIALLACLGIVLALAFLVFNILYREKQIVKMSSPRLNNLIVLGGILGFLSIIFLGLDTNLVSKKVTCHMMTVFIWFLALGISLSFGAMFSKTWRVHRIFTSKIVLKHKGIQDQHLYGQVALLIIVDVIILTIWVIVDPIFYREVDGSPEESPDNDDVLLIPVRISCHGKLNTENYFLGVALIIKCILMIFGAFLAWETRRVHYPGLNDSKWIGMSVYTVVIVSFTGLPVQFFVADPNANFALMAIFILFPTTLTLCLVFVPKILKRNDVASTKPRLSTSNGVPSDQKSAGEGGLSEDNQKVSSQNERSQDHTSAEKATSTEDLHSHGTASPSNQFEIII; encoded by the exons ATGG ATCCGCCTGAATCAATCGCATCGTTCACATACGACCGACGTGACATAGCAAAGTTGTTTTTTGACATTATGAGTAATACGTCATTTGAGGGTGTCACA GGAGCAGTCAAATTTACTGATACTGGTGACAGAATCGGTCCGATGCAGGTTGAACAAAATCAAG GTGGTGTGGAAAAAACAGTGGCGATCTACGATCCTGCTCGACCTAAAGGAGATGAGTTTTATTTTACTAATGACCCTACTATAATGTGGCAAG GTGGCAAACCTCCTGTTGATGCATTCATAGAAGTTCGACAGATACAACGAATCAACAGAGGTCTCTATGCATTTATCGCTCTCTTGGCTTGTCTTGGCATAGTATTGGCGTTGGCATTCTTAGTGTTCAACATATTATACAGAGAAAAACA aATAGTCAAGATGTCGAGTCCTAGACTGAATAACCTGATAGTTTTGGGCGGTATCTTGGGTTTTCTATCGATTATATTTCTTGGTTTGgatacaaatttggtgtcaaagaAAGTAACCTGTCATATGATGACG GTTTTCATATGGTTTTTGGCGCTTGGAATTTCTTTGAGTTTTGGTGCGATGTTTAGCAAGACTTGGCGAGTACATCGAATATTCACCAGCAAAATAGTGTTAAAACACAAAGGA ATCCAGGATCAGCATCTTTATGGACAAGTTGCTTTGCTAATAATTGTAGATGTGATCATCCTCACTATTTGGGTCATTGTTGATCCAATCTTCTACCGGGAAGTCGACGGTTCACCTGAG GAAAGCCCAGATAATGACGACGTCCTATTGATACCAGTCCGAATAAGTTGCCACGGTAAATTGAATACAGAGAATTACTTTCTTGGTGTTGCCTTGATAATCAAATGCATACTAATGATTTTTGGTGCGTTCCTTGCCTGGGAAACGAGACGAGTGCATTATCCAGGACTGAATGACTCCAAATGGATTG GTATGAGTGTCTACACTGTAGTGATAGTATCGTTTACCGGACTTCCTGTTCAGTTTTTTGTAGCGGATCCGAATGCTAATTTTGCGCTGATGGCAATCTTTATATTGTTTCCAACAACCCTTACATTGTGCCTTGTTTTCGTGCCCAAG ATTCTGAAGCGAAATGATGTCGCTTCTACTAAGCCCCGTTTGAGTACAAGTAATGGTGTGCCTTCTGATCAGAAATCTGCTGGGGAAGGAGGGCTATCAGAAGATAACCAG AAagtgtcatctcaaaatgagCGGTCGCAAGATCACACGTCAGCTGAGAAAGCAACAAGTACTGAGGACTTACACTCACATGGCACAGCGTCGCCATCTaatcaatttgaaattattatatGA